In Saccharomyces eubayanus strain FM1318 chromosome X, whole genome shotgun sequence, the genomic window AGGGTAGTTGACTCTTTCAGCAGCTTCTAAGGCTTCGTCCACGGTTTCACAGGCAAACGATTCCGCGATAGGGATATCGATGTCTTTCAAGGCAGATGCGAAAAGATCTCTATCCTCAGAAGTGATTAAAGTCTTGATAGGAGTACCCAAGACTCTGACGTTGTATTTGGCCAAAACACCAGACTGGTCCAGAGCAACACCACAATTCAGCCCTGTTTGGCCACCAAAGGTCAAGAGTATAGCATCGGGCCTTTCAAGCTCGATAATGTATGTGATGTACTCCGGTGTGACTGGCAAGTAGTAGATCTTATCCGCCAGAGAGTGGGACGTTTGGTTAGTAGCAATGTTGGGGTTGACTAATATTGTATACTTGTTGTCCTCCTTCAGGGCTTTGATGGCTTGAGAACCACTGTAATCGAATTCACCAGCTTGGCCGATGGAAAGACCACCTGACCCAATAACAAGCACCGAATTTACACCTTCAACCAATTGTGGTTTGTAGTCATCAGTTGTGAAGGCTGAATTGGTGGGTTCCGTAGACGTATAAATCGAActcatttttctctttactTCTGTTTCAGTACTGTGATGCTCCTATACACTAAAGCTAATCTCTTTATATGCTAATGTACGAGAATGAAAAGCCAAGACCAAGATCAattcaagagaaaaaacatGCTATGGCGTAGAAAATTCACAGGCTGTTATATACAAGTAGCTTAAGGAGAATGTCCATAACAGAGGAAAAGAGATGAGCTTCCCTCGAAGCCTACTCGGGATGACACAATCATTACGACAGGCAATTTTTCAGATAGTAAAGTGTCATTGCTTGCTATATCAAAATTAATGAAGAGTCATTCGCAAAATTTCACTGAAAACCGAAGGTGCATTGTGAGGTGTGGGTGGTTTGCACCTATGAGTCACTTTTTAACCCTACACAGTATCAGGGTTTTGTAATGCTTTTAGTAGGTCAACTGCTGGAATTATTTAGGTCATTTAGCATTTGTAGGGTTTGCagactttctttttttatttcacaATAATAGCAGAATAACCTTTTTATCACTACCCTAAAAGGccagatttcaaaaagggaAGACAGTAGAAAGTCTGGCAGGAAGTGATAGGTAATTGTATTGGAGACGCTTGGTGAGGTTGGGCTGTTACACTTATTGTTCGTTCTGTGGcccaaaattgaaaagtgCTACAAGTAGAAaggagaaaagaatatccATCATACGAAGATGGAGTACATCAAGATTGCTAAAGTATCAAATGTAGTACTGCATAGAAGAGGCACAGCCACCGAAGGTACTTTGCACTTGACTACTCATCATTTGATCTTTGAGTCCCCTCAATTATCGACGGAATTCTGGTTTCCCTACCCACTGATTTATGGAGTGCATAAAAACCCGGGCAGTACCTTACTGTCAAAATTGACGTCCACAAACCAAATCCAATTGGAAGGCACAGATTCGCAGAACTATAGGCTCTACCAGGGTAAGGATCTTTGGTCATTCGTGAACATTAAGATCATCGGGAAAGACTACGtggtcttttctttggatttcGGCAGCGATTTGCACCTACAAGCGAGGAAAGTGTATGAGTCCATCTTAAATTTGACTGTCGTCGGCAATATTAACAAGCTATACGCTTTTATTTACATGTCTAACAACTTGGAGAGGAAATTGCCCGCGCCCAATAGTTGGGAAATATACGATCCAGTTAGGGAATTTCAAAGGCAGGGACTAGATCATAATGACGAGTCGTGCCCTTGGAGACTATCTATGATTAACGAACAGTACGAATTTTGCCCGACATATCCCTCCCAACTGTTCGTACCGAGGTCTACATCGGATACGCTACTCCAGCATGCGTCGAAATTCAGATCGCAAAAGAGAATCCCTGTTTTAACTTATCACCACAAGGCCACAGATTGTAACATTCTCAGATCATCACAACCATTGCCGGGGTTGATCAACCAGAGGTCAATTCAAGATGAAAAACTGGTTTGGGAATGTTTTagctctttttttaatacAGATATCAAAAGAACCAAGCACGTGATAGTAGACGCAAGACCGAGGACCAATGCGTTGGCGCAAATGGCCTTGGGTGGTGGGACAGAAAACATGGATAACTACAATTTCTTTCTAGCAGACAGTAATCTAGGTGTCGATAACAATATAAAATTGCCCACCGTGACAAGATTATTTCTCGGTATAGATAACATTCATATTGTTTCCAACACAGCTGCATATATGACGGAGATCATCTGCCAAGCTGGCGATTTGAATTTACCGTTAGAGCAAAATCTGATCAAGTCCCAAAAGTTCACCAATTGGCTGAAATTGAACACTCTTATTCTCAAATCAGTTGATATGCTTCTaaaatcaatgattttCAATCACTCCAACGTGTTGGTTCATTGTTCTGATGGGTGGGACAGGACCAGTCAGGTTGTTTCTCTCTTAGAAATGTGTTTGGATCCGTTTTATAGAACATATGAAGGGTTTATGATTTTAGTGGAAAAAGATTGGTGTTCCTTTGGTCACAGGTTTCTGGAACGAAGTGGCCATTTAAATTCTGACGTCAGGTTCCACGACAACACCATGCACTCGTTATTTAACGACGGCGATACTAATGGCGATAGTTTCGACATGGACCAAGACGATTatggtgaagatgatgGTGGAGATGACGAAGATACGAACTTAATAAATATAAGtaaaatatccaaaaaatttaacaacaatttcaaactgAATAAGAAGAGTCTAAAGTTTGTTTCCCCGGTCTTCCAACAATTTCTAGACTGCGTATATCAATTATTGACGCAAAATCCAGACCTATTTGAGTTCAACGAAAGATTCCTTAGAAGACTAATATATCATTTATATTCATGTCAATACGGAACGTTTCTTTCAAACaacgaaaaggaaaagttTCAACAAGATCTGCCGAACAAGACCAAAAGTGTTTGGGACTATTTTAGGTCTAGGAAAAAGCAGTTTATTAATCCAAATTTTGTACAGAGGGACAATAGCGTAAaggatgacgaagaagttGCAGAAGACGAAAAAGTGGAATGGATTTCACcagacttgaaaaaaattcaatggTGGTGGCAACTGTATGGAAAAAAGGATTCAGAGATGAACGACGAATTGCGCCATAAAAAGGGTTCTTCATCACTACCCATGGATAAAAATACTAAAGAGCACTGCAATTCCGATGGATCTAAGGGCTTAAATCTCTCGATTTTTGGGTTTGATATGTTTAATAGAAAGTGAAGCGACCAAAGGAAAAGGTTGGTAACTCGCGTTGACTCGTCAAGCATTTTGCATACAATGATAGAAGTATAAAAGTTCGAGCATTGTTTCGTTATTCGTATAcgtatacatatatacatttttaaTGAATAAGCGATATATATGAATACATAGTATGGTTATAACGTATGGGTAATTGGTGAAAGGGTCCTTATACTTTTACAACACCGGATTTCCATTGGATACCACACCATTGGGATACGAGTATAGCCAATCCTCTGACAGCTTCTACAGTCTCCTTATCACAGCCTATATTCAGTGCACCTTTCAAATGCCCACGCAATTGAGGGTTGACATCTTGAGGAACCAAAGAGGCGATTATTACTAAACTCGTTTCTTGCGCGGATAATATCTCATCAAATGAGAATAATGGGCCATAAACGTGAGCTAGTGTATAATACCACAGGTCTGGGTACGAGGAGTTCAGATTATTCACCACACGGGTGGAAACTTTATTATATATGGAATTCCAATGCCGTAACCCATTTTGTATGGTATGATCTCTTTCCTGGATTGTCTTGTCATGTTTCCTTCTCATGGCAGTCTCTGAGAACGGAGAACTATTACCCATGGCAGCGTCCCATGGGTCTATTGAATCCAGATGCGGTAGCAAAACGTCCGGAGTGGTTTCCCTTAACACAGTGAGGCCATTGATGGCCTTTGGAAGGCCTGCTAAGGGCCCCGTTCTAAGAATTACTTCTCTGAATTTCGCTGTGAgttgcttttgaaagaacGTCGGCTGTTGATAGTTTTCATTAATTAGAGTTTTCCTTATTTGTGAATCTGAACGAAGTAAATCAATGGTTTGTGAGGCTAATGTGAATCTATACATATGAGCGTTGTCGTTACTCAGTAGCATGGCATAATGGTACAGTTTGGGTATTTCCTGTGGCTCGTTACAAACACTGAAAGTGGCGGCGGCAACAAGGTACcatatatttttcagtttaGGATGGAACTGCGATAATTGTATCAGTCTTTGCGCATTCAGTATCTGGTTCATTGTTGAAAATTGACAGattatatatgtatatttttacagcaaaacaaaaagagaTGGTGGGAGAGATGGACTACTGGAACCTGGGCTGGCGCTTGAtatgtgtatgtgtatACATATGTAGTTAAACGCATATCGTTGAATAATTATTAGTcacacttttttttttaggcTCTTTGGAtctgcaattttttttttcaagcacaaattgaagagagcagaaaaaagaaatattgaTGAGATGGaaacaataacaagaaaataaataaacaaagcaaggaaaaaaaaaggaaagctTAAGGGGGAAGGCGAAGAATGGCGAATACGCACGGCATACGATACATTCGTTTGAAGCAGGTCTTCAATCGTGCATTGGATCAATCGATTTCGAAATTACAGAGCTGGGACAAAGTGAGCTCATGCTTCCCGCAATACGTGAACACCAAGCAAGGCGCTATAAATGTTGCCAACTGTCAGCGACAGTTGACGGAATTCTGGACGGAGTTATGCCAAAGGGAGTTCAAAGAGATCATAGAAGAAAGGGACGTGGAGCAGAAACTGAATGAGTTGGACGAGCTAATCGCGGAAGCCAAGGACCGTTACATGGGAGGTGGCCTCAATGATGGAGACGAGAGGCCCGCAATCGACGAACTTTCCAGTAAGGAGCTTGTGGAATGCCACGTCTACAGCCAGCGGATACACGCCGTGCAAGAGATAGACGAACGGCTGGCGAAGGTGAACGAGATGAACGATCAGTTAGCTCGGGAATTGGACGACCTAGAAGCACAAGTGGATGCGGAAAAACAGGAGATCAACGAGATGTATGACGAGTATTTGGGCTCTCACACGGACCAGCCGGTGAATGGACTGCTGCTGCAAAGCCTGAGCGATATGGTTTTGGAGTTGAAGGAAAACTACTAGCTAGTTTGTGTAGTAAGTAAggtaaagaaataaatTGTATTATGTATTCATTCATTCATCCACACATGGATGGGACAAGCGAGGCAAGAGAGATGCGTATTTCCTCCAGGCGAAAAGCGAgtgcttcttttcaaactgAAGGCTACTTCActacacacacacacagggagagaaaagaaaaaagcccAACAAAAGCACAGTGGTAAGAGAATTTCCAATGGCGCAGGTAAGAAGGACATACGCGTGTATGTTTGTGGTGAGCTCGCTGGCGTGCGCGTACCTTAGGCATTACTACGAACAAATTATTCCAGGCGGTCACCTCGACTAACGACAAGGTCGCACACTTTGTCGTGTTCATGTGGGAGTCGTGGCTGTTTGTGAAGATGTTTGCGCAGGACAGCGTGGCCGTGCGCAGAATGCAGATCAACAAGTACGTGTTGGGGGTGATCGTGTGTTCACTGGGCGCGAGTGTGATGAGTGAGTTTGCCCAGAGCGTGGTGTCGCGTGGACAGAGGGTGTTTGACGTGAACGATATCGTGTGCAATTTCTGGGGCAGTCTGCTTGGTGTCGGGGTTGCCTTCTACCAGGACCACTAGATAGATTATACGGCTATATATGGGTTATATGTACAAGGAGAGATTTCCGTAACTAGTTACTTCAGTTGGATGTATGCTCTGTGAGCGATGGCGGTTTTGTGAATCTGGTCCCTCTTGTCGAAGGCGGAGGAGGTGCCCTTAGAGATGGCGACGAGCTCTTCGCCCAGACGCACGGCAAAGTCGCTGGACACCCGCTGGTTGGCGCTCTGCACGATCCAGTTCCAAGCAATTCTGTTTCTCTGTCTTTTGTTCAACGGCACGGGGATGACCGAGGCCTTGGCCACACCCGTGTTAAAAGTCTTGGTGAGCATGAGAGGGGCCAAGTCGTCCAGCGCCCTTTCCAGAGCCTGGATCGGATCCTGCCGGGTCTGGCAGTACACCAGGTACAACGCCTTAGACAGCATGGACTGCGCTTTCTCCTTCTTTCCGTGGCGCATGATCATGTTGGTGATGTGGTCCAGCGTCGGGTCCTTGCGTGGAGGGATGGGCACGGACTTCAACGCCTCCCACTGCTCCAGCTGCYCCGTGGTGGGCCTGGTCTTGGCCTCTGTGTGCGGGCCATGCAAGAGGTCTATCTTGGATTGGCCTGGGGGCGCCAGCGAAGTTTCCGGCAGGTAGTCCTTTGAAGAGAATTCAGTCTTCAGCTCGTTGATGGCCTCGAGCCATTCGTCGACCTGGCCCTCTGCCAAGGGCTCGTTGGCCGGTGCTCGCAGCGAAGACTGGAAACGAGCAGTCCCGAGACCGCTCTGCCACAATAGACGTGGCCTGCACAACAAATGTCTCCTCGCAGAATGCAGCATTGTGTGTGTATGCTCTTTGCCTTTATTGGGTGATGCCCTCTGGTGGATAgcatgtatatatatatatatatatatatatgtactATACCACGCAAATTGAACCTCAGAACAATCGTCAAATAATTCACCCGTACGAAGGCATATCAATAATCCGGTCACGTGCTACCTATCACGTGTTACACACGTGATCACCGAGCTGctcctttcttttcttttttcttttagatTAGTTTTGTTAATTTTGATTTAATATCTTCCACTTTTAAAGTTTCACTCATATCTCCTGTTCCAGCCATAAAACAATGTAATGTGGCAGCAAGAATGTGCCCAAACACCCGCCAATCAATTGGCCGCGTAATTAAGAGAGTGACTAAATCGCGTGCCTTCTTTCGGCCGAAAGCCAGGGGCGGCAAGTCAACGCGCACCCTTAATAGGCTTACCCTAGCATTCTCCCCAGGCCAACTCGCGCCCctgcaacaacaataacatcaacaacatcCACGGGGGGGCTGGAAACGATCGGTTCCAGCTTTGTCCGCCACCACCGTCGCCAAATTCGAAGCCAGcaatctcttttttctagttttttttcgggCCCAGGGGGCATAGACCCGGCCCCCGCACTAGCGTGCAGGGGCACCCACACATCACGGAGCTCGGCCGAGAAAACACAAAAACTTTAAAGCGTTCTCGAAGCTTCCTCTCTGCGGCCCCCCCGCCGCGCAGTTTATCTTCTAGGTGTTTGTACTCAATGCATCGTCAGATCAATTATGTAACTGCCGTTTCCGCCCTTGCTAGAACACTACCATAACCGTGCAGCCAAGCGACCGCGATCGCGATCACGATCACAACCACATATGTATTGTATAAAAGCAGACGCAATGCAGGCGGAGGAGTCTGCATCTGCACTAGAAGTTTTTCTCTCTTCCCACCGTCAATCACCACCGCCTTGTTTCGTCCCGCAGCATGTCCCCGTACATCACCATTCCACAGCAATACTTATACATCAGCAAGATACGCTCTAAGCTGTCTCAGTGCGCTCTGGCTAAACGTCACCACAGAGACCTCGACCTGCGGAAAATGGTCGGTCACGCCAACCTGCTGGACAGGGTCCTTGACGAGATCGACGCCTTAGATGGTGACTTTGTCCTCTTCGACGGCGCTGCAGCTTCCACTTCCAGCGACGCCTCTTCTCTCGGTAATAGTATTCGGCCCATCAGTATAATGTGATTGAGTGGCACGCATTTTTTTACGACGCGTCCGGCCGTCATCGCATACGAATGTTGAATCAGGCcagaaacgaaaaagacaacaaaaaaacactCGTTCAGTTCTCAGCTTGGAAAACGCAGAGACAATAGACTTTACCGCATACTGCATTTATACGTACGCCCACATACAGAGGTTttcgtatatatatatatgtatatatatatatatatgtatatatacaacCGGAATTCTGCGCAGCTGGTGTTTTTGGGCATTTGCAAAAACATCCAGGGTGACCCAGTTTTGGCGCGACTTGACACAACATAATATAGTCTAGTTTAGTATagtataataaaaaagatttaCTAAAGGCCTTCGCTCTTGCCGTCCATCATGAATGCTAATACTACCACCTCGGCGATCGGGTTTGCCAGTCCTTTCGAGAAGCTGTCGTTCTTCCCGCACTCGCCCAACCTGATACTCGCACATCTGCACGAGATCATCTTCAGCTTCATCTTTTACCAATTCGCCTTCTCAGTCGTCGCACCGTTCTTGAACAGGGTGATCTTCCGCAAGCATTACACCACGATCCATGACCCGTTATTGAAAGTTGATTTCGACGTCCACACCGTGTCGATGATTCAGGCTGCCATCACGAACACCGTCCTGCTGCCCACCCTCGCCACGCCGATGCACTACAATGTCGTCACCTACGCGGACTCGTACAGCTCAATGGTCTCCTCGCTAAGCGTAGGCTACTTTCTTTGGGACCTGACCATGTGCATGCGTCATTTCAAGCTTTACGGGCTCGAATTCACCGGCCACGCCCTTGGATCCACGTACGTGTTTCTGTTGTCCTTGAGGCCGTTCTGCCAGCCCTTCATCGGCAGGTTCCTCATCTACGAGGCCTCCACCCCCTTCGTCAATATGAACTGGTTTATCGTGCAGTGTAACGCGAAGAGCAAGAACTCCATTCCGCTGTGGTTCAACGTCGTCAACGGCTTCCTGCTCATGGCCgtgttcttcttggtcAGAATCTGCTGGGGCACTCTCGCATCCGCCCTCTTGTTCAAGCAGATGTGGAATGTCAGAGATGAGTTGCCTAAAGTCTCCGCCGCCATAATGATGTCGCTGAACATTTTTATGAACTTTCTGAACGTCCTGTGGTTCAGGAAAATGCTCAGGTTAGTCAAGAAACTTACAAAGTCTACCTCGCCTAAGCTCGACTGATCGTTCACCGAtacctttttttacatACCTCTTTGTATATTCCTATagacaaaaataaaaaccCCATAGATCATTTTGTCTATTTCGTACGTCATTTCTTCTCGCGTTTTGCCTTGTTCTTCCTAAAAAGTGAGAACGAggtattgaaaaaaagaatgaagaagaaacgtAGCCCCAAACTATACTCTaaacaatttcaaaaatcagaaggaaaaataagaaagaagaaaaccgCAGGCCTTCACTCATGTTTGATCTCAAGACAATTATTGACCGTCCTAATATTCCGTGGAAACTAATCATTTCTGCGTTTTCCATCGCCCAATTCTCTTTCGAATCTTACCTAACCTACAGACAATACCAAAAGCTATCTGAAACAAAGCTACCTCCTGTTCTGGAAGACGAAATCGACAATGAAACTTTCCACAAATCCAGGAACTACTCTCGGGCCAAGGCCAAGTTCTCCATCTTCAGCGATGTCTACAACCTGGCCCAAAAACTAGTCTTCATCAAATACGATTTCTTCCCTAAAATCTGGCACATGGCCGTTAATTTGTCAAATGCGATCCTGCCGGTCAAATTCCACATGGTCTCCACCGTTGCACAAAGTTTGTGTTTCTTGGGTCTTTTATCTAGTTTGTCCACCTTGGTTGATTTGCCACTATCTTACTACACTCACTTCGTCctggaagaaaaattcgGTTTCAATAAATTGACCTTCAAATTATGGATCACCGACATGTTCAAGAGTCTTTCTTTGGCTTACGCCATCGGCGGTCCCATCCTTTATCTGTTCCTGaagatttttgataaattccCCACTGATTTCCTTTGGTACATTATGATCTTCTTATTTGTCGTACAGGTACTAGCCATGACAATCATCCCAGTTTTCATCATGCCCTTGTTCAATAAGTTCACTCCCTTGGAAGAAGGcgaattgaagaaatctATCGAGAATTTGGCTGACAGAGTTGGCTTCCCCTTAGACCAGATTTTCGTAATTGACGGATCCAAGAGATCTTCTCATTCAAACGCATATTTCACAGGGTTACCTTTCACCAGCAAGAGAATTGTATTGTTTGACACTCTAGTTAACAGTAATTCTACTGACGAGATTACAGCTGTTTTGGCCCATGAAATTGGTCACTGGCAAAAAAACCACATCGTGAATATGGTCATCTTTAGCCAATTGCACACTTTCCTTATTTTCACACTTTTCACCAGCGTCTACAGAAACTCTTCATTTTACAACACCTTTGGCTTTTTCACAGAGAGGATGACTGGTGGTTTCATTGACCCGGTCATCACTAAGGAATTTCCTATTATCATTGGATTTATGCTATTTAATGATTTGTTAACTCCACTAGAATGTGCCATGCAGTTCGTAATGAG contains:
- the YMR1 gene encoding phosphatidylinositol-3-phosphatase YMR1, with the translated sequence MEYIKIAKVSNVVLHRRGTATEGTLHLTTHHLIFESPQLSTEFWFPYPLIYGVHKNPGSTLLSKLTSTNQIQLEGTDSQNYRLYQGKDLWSFVNIKIIGKDYVVFSLDFGSDLHLQARKVYESILNLTVVGNINKLYAFIYMSNNLERKLPAPNSWEIYDPVREFQRQGLDHNDESCPWRLSMINEQYEFCPTYPSQLFVPRSTSDTLLQHASKFRSQKRIPVLTYHHKATDCNILRSSQPLPGLINQRSIQDEKLVWECFSSFFNTDIKRTKHVIVDARPRTNALAQMALGGGTENMDNYNFFLADSNLGVDNNIKLPTVTRLFLGIDNIHIVSNTAAYMTEIICQAGDLNLPLEQNLIKSQKFTNWLKLNTLILKSVDMLLKSMIFNHSNVLVHCSDGWDRTSQVVSLLEMCLDPFYRTYEGFMILVEKDWCSFGHRFLERSGHLNSDVRFHDNTMHSLFNDGDTNGDSFDMDQDDYGEDDGGDDEDTNLINISKISKKFNNNFKLNKKSLKFVSPVFQQFLDCVYQLLTQNPDLFEFNERFLRRLIYHLYSCQYGTFLSNNEKEKFQQDLPNKTKSVWDYFRSRKKQFINPNFVQRDNSVKDDEEVAEDEKVEWISPDLKKIQWWWQLYGKKDSEMNDELRHKKGSSSLPMDKNTKEHCNSDGSKGLNLSIFGFDMFNRK
- the PXP2 gene encoding Pxp2p, yielding MNQILNAQRLIQLSQFHPKLKNIWYLVAAATFSVCNEPQEIPKLYHYAMLLSNDNAHMYRFTLASQTIDLLRSDSQIRKTLINENYQQPTFFQKQLTAKFREVILRTGPLAGLPKAINGLTVLRETTPDVLLPHLDSIDPWDAAMGNSSPFSETAMRRKHDKTIQERDHTIQNGLRHWNSIYNKVSTRVVNNLNSSYPDLWYYTLAHVYGPLFSFDEILSAQETSLVIIASLVPQDVNPQLRGHLKGALNIGCDKETVEAVRGLAILVSQWCGIQWKSGVVKV
- the NNF1 gene encoding MIND complex subunit NNF1, with the translated sequence MANTHGIRYIRLKQVFNRALDQSISKLQSWDKVSSCFPQYVNTKQGAINVANCQRQLTEFWTELCQREFKEIIEERDVEQKLNELDELIAEAKDRYMGGGLNDGDERPAIDELSSKELVECHVYSQRIHAVQEIDERLAKVNEMNDQLARELDDLEAQVDAEKQEINEMYDEYLGSHTDQPVNGLLLQSLSDMVLELKENY
- the RSM7 gene encoding mitochondrial 37S ribosomal protein uS7m: MLHSARRHLLCRPRLLWQSGLGTARFQSSLRAPANEPLAEGQVDEWLEAINELKTEFSSKDYLPETSLAPPGQSKIDLLHGPHTEAKTRPTTXQLEQWEALKSVPIPPRKDPTLDHITNMIMRHGKKEKAQSMLSKALYLVYCQTRQDPIQALERALDDLAPLMLTKTFNTGVAKASVIPVPLNKRQRNRIAWNWIVQSANQRVSSDFAVRLGEELVAISKGTSSAFDKRDQIHKTAIAHRAYIQLK
- the TDA4 gene encoding Tda4p, with product MNANTTTSAIGFASPFEKLSFFPHSPNLILAHLHEIIFSFIFYQFAFSVVAPFLNRVIFRKHYTTIHDPLLKVDFDVHTVSMIQAAITNTVLLPTLATPMHYNVVTYADSYSSMVSSLSVGYFLWDLTMCMRHFKLYGLEFTGHALGSTYVFLLSLRPFCQPFIGRFLIYEASTPFVNMNWFIVQCNAKSKNSIPLWFNVVNGFLLMAVFFLVRICWGTLASALLFKQMWNVRDELPKVSAAIMMSLNIFMNFLNVLWFRKMLRLVKKLTKSTSPKLD
- the STE24 gene encoding zinc metalloprotease, translating into MFDLKTIIDRPNIPWKLIISAFSIAQFSFESYLTYRQYQKLSETKLPPVLEDEIDNETFHKSRNYSRAKAKFSIFSDVYNLAQKLVFIKYDFFPKIWHMAVNLSNAILPVKFHMVSTVAQSLCFLGLLSSLSTLVDLPLSYYTHFVLEEKFGFNKLTFKLWITDMFKSLSLAYAIGGPILYLFLKIFDKFPTDFLWYIMIFLFVVQVLAMTIIPVFIMPLFNKFTPLEEGELKKSIENLADRVGFPLDQIFVIDGSKRSSHSNAYFTGLPFTSKRIVLFDTLVNSNSTDEITAVLAHEIGHWQKNHIVNMVIFSQLHTFLIFTLFTSVYRNSSFYNTFGFFTERMTGGFIDPVITKEFPIIIGFMLFNDLLTPLECAMQFVMSLISRTHEYQADAYAKKLGYKQNLCRALIDLQIKNLSTMNVDPLYSSYHYSHPTLAERLTALDYVSEKKKN